One region of Schistocerca gregaria isolate iqSchGreg1 chromosome 7, iqSchGreg1.2, whole genome shotgun sequence genomic DNA includes:
- the LOC126281259 gene encoding cobalamin trafficking protein CblD: MQQSVRLFLGRNGLKRLNCTSVTRYSSRSNSDTSDTYKVIKPRRSAEEIDDSQVPNWELLAPRGYRFYLPGGLGPAWYDSTSTPLPYGAIAQTPVTDSKFDFTVQRCPVLLRKDVEELFTGVNFRGLELSVVTLTYHRAKKRTLGGNVAADPEGERETVVKSFVVVAQEVCTKLKMAGYWADFVNPFSGRPYFGTGFELGGMLYRVDPRFRCLGFRVIDAPTGCSILAHSAQAPLTGNLFTTAPSSADLLTEILNQFS; this comes from the exons ATGCAGCAATCGGTGAGGTTGTTTTTGGGTCGGAATGGTTTAAAAAGGTTGAATTGTACGTCTGTTACTCGCTATTCAAGTAGGAGCAATTCGGATACGTCGGACACATACAAAGTAATTAAACCCCGTAGATCAGCAGAAG AAATAGATGACAGTCAGGTACCTAACTGGGAGCTACTAGCACCACGTGGTTATCGCTTCTACCTTCCAGGTGGCCTGGGCCCTGCTTGGTATGATTCTACTTCCACTCCTTTGCCATATGGTGCAATTGCTCAG acaCCAGTAACTGACAGCAAGTTTGATTTCACAGTGCAGCGATGCCCAGTATTACTGAGGAAAG ATGTGGAGGAACTGTTCACTGGAGTCAACTTTCGAGGCTTAGAACTTAGTGTTGTTACATTAACATACCACAGAGCTAAGAAACGTACTCTAGGAGGAAATGTCGCTGCAGATCCTGAAGGAGAGAGGGAAACTGTTGTCAAAAGT tttgtgGTTGTAGCCCAAGAAGTGTGTACGAAACTGAAGATGGCAGGGTACTGGGCAGACTTTGTGAACCCTTTCTCAGGACGGCCATATTTTGGCACAGGTTTCGAACTGGGTGGAATGCTGTATCGTGTGGATCCTCGCTTCCGCTGCCTGGGATTCCGTGTTATTGATGCACCCACTGGGTGCAGTATTCTTGCTCACTCTGCACAGGCACCACTTACAG